The region atatatacaatggaatattactcagccgtaaaaagaaacgaaattgtgctatttgtaatgaggtggatagacctagagtctgtcatacagagtgaagtaagtcagaaagagagtgacaaataccgtatgctaacagatatatatggaatttaagaaaaaaaatgtcatgaagaacctaggggtaagacaggaataaagacacagacctactagagaatggacttgaggatatgaggagggggaagggtaagctgtgacaaagcaagagagaagcatggacatatatacactaccaaacgtaaggtagatagctagtgggaagcagccgcatagcacagggagatcagctcggtgctctgtgaccgcctggaggggtgggatagggtgggtgggagggagggagacacaagatggaagagatatgggaacatatgtatatatataaaactgattcattttgttgtaaagcagaaactaacataccattgtaaagcaattatactccaataaagatgtttaaaaaattttttttgatagcTCTTGACATATTGCACATTTGTTGTCCCAGCATAATGGAGTGCTTGCTTCCCTCCATCCTTGGCAAAACACAGtgtgtgggagggtgggagggagggagacgcaagagggaagacatatgggaacatatgtatatgtataactgattcactttgttataaagcagaaattaacacaccattgtaaaacaattataccccaataaagatgttaaaaaaaaaaaaaacacagtgtgTGAACACATGCTGGTTTGTGCCGTTGTGTTTTGTAAAATTGGCATTGCTATGATTATGAGGAAGACGGAGTagcttttcaaatatataaaatgtcactTTCTGAGTTGCATGTGAACTGTTTGCTCAGGCCCATTTCTCCTTGGGTTGTTGGTCTTTCGTTCATTGGGAGGGGATATTTGTTCATTCCTTCTTTAAGGCTCTTCTGGAGAATCTCATCACCAGCCAGGTTCAGAGAAGCTGTGAGGTTCTCACAGCACCCGATGCCCGTTTTTTTCCAACTGatatcccagaaggaaagcaccCGCCCTGCCCAAGGTAGCTAGTGGCAGCCCGAATTACCCAGAATAAGAACAGCATATTAGGCTGATATCTTACTCGTGTAAAATAAGTCACCCCTTCAAAGAAATTACACGTTTATTATCTCATCTAGTCATTACCACAACACAGTGAAGTGGGTGGGACTGgtgacatttttctcattttacagcttTGGCCTTATGGGAAATGAACGCCCCACCATCCTACTCACTTCCAAAAGACCAAGGCTGCGCGGAGACATAGCAGTGATAATAGCTAACATGCAATGAGCATTTACTGCGTGCCAGacatttttctaagcattttatgtatattaagcCAATTCACCCTCACAGTCACTCCCTGAGATAGCATGGCGGTCATTTGCGCTGCTCGCCAAATACCTCCCAGTCTTCCAAACACATGGTAGAATTTCACTTCCCTGCCCCTTGGAGTGAGGCGTGGCCACTTGCTTTGACGGATAAGTGTGAGCAGAAGAGACATATGTCACTTCCTAGAGAAGCTTTAGCAGCTTCATGGTAAAGGGTATGATTCAATGTGCCCTTTGCCATGGAAACCACCAATGTTTCAGGGAGTGGCTATTCCATCAGTCTAGGTCTTGGAATGGGGATAGTGCAGAGCTGAGCCCCAGCCATCCCATAACGGACATGTAGCATGAACATACAATTAAGCATTTGTGTGTTCAGCCATTGAGACTTTGGAGTGGTTTATTTTATTACCAGAGCACAacctatcctgactgatacaaatAGGCGAGagtattatccttattttatggaGGATGGAAATGAGGTCTGCAAGATTAGGTTAGCTTATCCAAGGTCACGTGAGAACCAGGATCAAATCCCATTGCTCAGGTGTAGAATCTGTGCTCTTAAACACTTGGTTCTACTGACTGCTTAGTCATTCTGCCCCCAATACTGCCAGAATAATGACAATAGCTAATACTAGATGAATGCTACGTGCCAGTCCCCAAAACACTtcctggatgaatgaatgaatgagtaagtgaATCAACGACTGAATGCAAGAACTCCAGTCCAAGAACCAAGTGGGGCATAGCAGTGGCAGCTTAGGCCCATTTCTGGAATTGGGGTCCTGAGTAGCAGTCCACTTGCAGGCCCCTCAATCATTACTCTGGAgttatactttttgttgttgctatttctgtttcatagacacTCTCAGATCATTCCTGTTTGACAGCCTGTGAACCATAGAGTCAGAGAGATTGAGTTTCAAGTTTCAACTTCTCATGAGCAGTGTGagctgggcaagttacttacagCCTCTCCACATATcaacttccttatccattcaaTGGAGTTGATAGTAATAATGCTAACCCATAGGGCTGTTGAGagacttaaatgagataatacacaatGCCTGGGTTATTAAACGTACCTGTTATTATAATACTAATACTAGCAGTTAACATTTGTTGCTAATGGTAACTCAGGGATGCCACATTCTGTTGCCAAGATTCAGACCCTGTgactcctctccccttccccccaaccccagatGGGCAGGGACGTACCAGCAATTGGGCAAGTTGCGGGTGATGCTGGCCTGGGTGTTCAACCCAAACTTCATGTAGCCCAGTGTCCCCAGGCAGATGTAGAGGACGATGACAAGGGACATCCCGAAgtacagaacaaaagaaaactgcTGTGGACGCTTCATCTGGTTTTTGAGAGACAGAACCTAGAGATGAAAGGAGGTTGAGaaagaaaaggtagaaagaaagcTAGCAGGTTCCCCCACAAGCACAGACATccttcaccaggcagcccagagtcAGGAAGGGGCCACACCCCCTTTCATCTTCTCCCACATTTTCTACAGCCAGGAGTGccccactccctctggcctgatGGTAAATGCTCACTCAGTCTTCAAGGCTTGGTGTGGTGTATGGGGCAGGTGGCACCCTGTAAATGGGTACTGACTTTCCCTTCCACCAGGAGAAGATCATATTCTGCACTTTTCATAAATACTACTATTTAGACACCTAGACCAATGACTGGCTTTCATAGAGAGCACTGGGGAACATTCCCTCAAACCCTATACCCGTCTTACCATACCGACGCCTTCAAACGTGAAGATGGCTGCACCGAAGAACAGCAAGAAAGTCTTCCAGCTTGCCATCAAGGGTAGGTTCCTGGGATCTGGAATCTCCTGAAAGGAAGTAGAAGAAGGGCATTCATTTTGCCAAGGCGGAGAAGTCTCCCCAAATCTGGTAGAGAGCTGGGCTTGCCTGACGTCAACAGAGACAGTGTTAGAAGCACCCATGAGGTATCTACAGCTGAGTCAGCCTTCTCATCTTTTAAAcaagttacttatttttattgtggtaaaatatacatggcataaaagttaccattttaaacacttttaagtgtataattcagtggcattaagagCCTTCACATTGTTGTCCAACCATCACCAcattccatctccagaactttatcATCATCCCCAGCcgaaactctgcacccattaaataataactccctaTTACCCAGCCCACTGGTAATCCCTATTcgactttctgtctttatgaatttgactattctaggtacctcttacaagtgaaatcatatagtatttgtctttttgtggctggcttatttcactaagcataatgtcctcaaggttcatcatgttgtagcataaatcagaatttcattctttcttaaggaatacattgtatatatttacattttgattTACCACATCTTTACATGTGGTGAAAATGGAACCCAGGGAGAAGAAGGGGACTGCCCAAGGCCACTCTGCAAGTGAGTGGCACAGCCCAGATAAGAATTCAGGTCTTCTGTTTCCCAGTTCTCTAATACCTCTTTCCCATCACTTCTCTCGGAGCCGTGAAGTCTTCTGGCTGGCACAGTAGCTATCACAGATCTAGAGGGAATGATTATTTTAATAGACTCCTGTGGGAAGAATAATGTCTACATCCTACTCCCTGGAACCTTGAATAtgttacattacatggcaaaggagaattaagTTTTCAGACTGAATTAAGGTAGCTAATCAAGctaattttatttagttagttagttcacagtattatatattttatttgagaagAAATTATTCCTAAGAGATTCATGTCGTCCCTTGAGATAAATGGGAATTTCCAGATATTTCAAATCCAAGTTTGGGAATACAATTGGGAGAGTATGAAAatgataaagggaaaaaaactcttGGATATCAGAGTTATCACAAAACTTAAAGGTAAGTTACGTGAATTGTATAGAGTCAAAATCAAAGTAGAAATTccaagaaaaatagaagaggcATGTTCTACTTCCAAGAGGCATGTTCTACTTCCACAATCTGACCAAAGACTGGCAACACTGGGCTCAGGCTTTGAGCTCTGCTATCACAGGCACTTCTTAAGCCCTTAGGACAATAGGAccttttatagtttcttttccaAAGAGCAATTTCAGGCCCCTCTTTAAGTCTTTATCTCTCAGACTAGATGGAGGAGTTCAGCATGGGTGTGATCACAGCGTACATCACTGAGGCTACTGCACTTGAATGTGAGCCGTGAGCAGCAGCAGAGCTACTGTACACTCCTATGCCTGTACAATAAAATAAGGAGACAACTGAGAGGTGAGATGCACAGGTGGATAATGCTTTATACTTCCCCTgaagctaattttaaaataacgaGATTCTCCTGGATTACCTGGgtagattcaatgtaatcacaagggactttaaaagtggaagagagaaTCGGAAGAGAGAACCAGAGATGGCAGCATGAGAAAGACTTGGCCTGacattgctggttttgaagagGGAAGTGGGCCATGAGCCAAGGCATGagggcagcttctagaagccggaaaaagcaaagaaacagattctccccacaagcctccagaaagaaatgcAGTCCTGCCCAGTGAGACTTCCAGAACTCTGAGATAATTTTGTGCTGTTTGAAGTCACCAGATTTAtggtaatttgtcacagcaggaaactaatacaaccccAGAGactttcaaagaaatgaaactatAATGGTGAAATTTCAGGGCCTGTAATGATAGCAAAGCATGGGCTTGGGAGGCAAAATGACTGTAATTAGTGGAAAAATTACTTTCTGTTtatcagttttcttgtctgtggACTGAGGATAAAGTAGTATTACTTCCAAAAAAGCatcattgtgaagatttaatctaTGTAAAGAACTTGGCACAAAGTAAATCGAATTCCTTTATCATCCATGTATCCCTTGTCAACCTATCACTGCTACAATTTTGGTTGGTTATTTGATTGAGATTTATTACCCCAAGTGATTGTAACCTCCATGAAAGCAGACACCTCATCAATTTTACTTACTACTGAATCCCCACCCCTTGCACAATGCCTGGGTCATAGAAGCtatcaataactatttgttgaatgacccATTGTCCAGTGTGacgataatgatgatgatggtgactaGCTTTTATAGTTTGACGGGCAGGTGTTCACGGACATCATTTTGGCAGGGGCTGCTCAGAGCAGGAGGTTACCTTCCTCACTCTCATCTGCCCATGACAACAGTGACCCTCCCCAAGGGTCTCAGAAGCCCTGGACACTGACCCCCTTCTGTGGTAGTTTTGGGCACAGACCTGCACGATATACTCAAAGATCAAAGCCATGCTCCACAGGGTGGTGATACTGGCCAGTGTTGAGAAGACGGACAGCACCCTGAGGTTCTGGATAAACACCAGTAGGATCAGAAAGGGCAGGATTGCCAGCATGTAGAAACGAATGTCCAGGGTGGGGGTCAGCACCAGGATCTTCCTGGGTTGGCAGGTGTTGGAGGTCACATAGGCTTCTTCCACCATCTGATGTGGAACACAAGGAAGGGCAGTGTAGAGGTGCCACATTAACACAGGATGCCATTAAGTTTCAATTTCAGATAATTAACAGATAACATTTTAGTaaaagtatgtcccaaatattacaTAAGGACATacctgtagtaaaaaaaaaatatgctgcttatctgaaattccaatttaactgggtgtcatatatttttatttgccaaatCTGGTAACCCTAAATCATAGTACCCATGACTGTGACAACCAGAAACCCTTAGAATCATCAAATCTCAAGCCTGAAGGGTCCTTTTGTTATCTAGCCAAGCTCTTCTTCCGTACCAAATGGTTTTCTTTCATACATCCAGAGAATAGGAATTGATTACACAGGAATATCTTCTTCAACTTTAGATAGCCCTAAAAGTTAGAAAGTTCTGAATAGTGAGCAAAATCTGTCTGCTTGAATATTCCATCTATAATGCCTTTCATAGTTCTGGCTGTTTGAGTGCACAAAAACAAGTATGCTTCCTTTATTCCATGAAACCAAGAAAGAATGCTGTGATTGATTTATAATGCCTGTTAGGAATGCAATGAAGGCAATGTTGCAACTTGTTTGCCTTAATTTAAGTCGTCTACAGGACAACCTTGAGCTGCCTAAAGAAAAGCTCACCAACACTTTTCAGGCTAAAAATTCTCAATTATTTCTGATTGGACAGGATTGCAAGCCTCTCTTTCCGTCCTGGTTACACTCCTCAGATGTTGCTTCGGCTTCCCTATGATCCGTTTAAAGAGTGATTCCCAGGACTGAAAGAACTCCCAAGTGTAGTCTGACTAGGGAGTAGAAATGAAGCCCTCTCTTCCCATGATCCAAAAACTATAATTTTGCTAATGCAACCCTAGCAGCAGGAGGTCTGCTTTCCCCCCCTCTGCCCAGAAGGGGCCTCTTTACCTGTTGTAAATTGTCTgccataaacataaaataaacactGCAGAAGCCCAATTGGGTGATGATTAATAAAAAGCTGACAGTGTACCTGAGAAGGAAAACAAGAGGCAGACAGAGggagaaacaaattatttttaaatgcattttttgagacaattatttcttttactatttttagtatttcctcattttttaattttgaaaaatttgaagtCCACAGTAAAAGTTGAAAGACTAGTATAATTAACATCCATATACTCTTTAACTAGATATACTGATTGCTAAAATTTAGCCCTAACTGCATTAAATATGTATGGATGAATGTGTttatccatacacacacacacacacacacacacacacacacacacgtgcatttTTTCAGAACTACTTGAAAATTAATTGCAGATATTATAACACGTCAACCCTAAAGATCATAACATAGTCCTCCCTTAGGACTATGATGTCCAGAAAATCAACTTCAATATACTCAGATAtatagtctatattttaaataaccCAATTCTCTCCAAAGTATCTTTTATagctgttttaaaactttttttgattCAGAATCTAATCACGCTTCATATATGGCATTCGGCTATGtttgtttagtattttttttcaggtagagcTGCCCTGTACATATACACCTTTTTTGTTTCCCGTGGCATTGGCTTTTTGAGAAGAGTCTAAGCCATCTGTCTTGTAGAATGTCCCACATCGTGGACTTAAGTGACTGTTTCCTCATGATTCAGAGAAGCAAGCACACACATAGGTGATACTGTGTACTTGTGTGTCATCACACTGGGAGGCACAGGATGTCCACTGTGATGGCGAATGCTAGGCCTCTCTATTGAAAGTGTACATTTCCTACGTTGCAACCTGGAGGGAAAAACTTTGAGATGCCACGAATAGCCTATCCTCCTCAACCCAAGGGTTTTAACATTCATTGACGATCCTTGCTGAATCAGTTATTTCACTGGTGGTCGCAAGGTGGTGATTTTCTAGTTCtgtcatttcatctaagtttatTAGCTAACGTCTAAGAAAGATatattctcctttcctctttttttatcaTAGGAAATTCAATTAATTATTctctatttaatatattaaactcTGTTATTGTCGTTATTCTTTTGGATTCTTAAATTGTCCCGTATTTGgagatgcatttatttatttactttaataaatttattaattttatttatttatttttcactgcgttaggtcttccttgctgtgagcgggctttctctagttgcggtgcgcaggcttctcattgcggtggcttctcttgttgtggagcacgggctctaggcgtgtgggctcagtagttgtggtgcatgggcttagttgctccgcggcatgtgggattctcccggaccagggcttgaacccatgtcccctgcattggcaggcagattcttaaacactgcgccaccagggaagccctgcatttattttttaagagaaaaaaatatgttcctCTACTTAGGTTCTAAGGTTTAGATCCATGTTTTTCAAGACTGGGTTGTAGTAACCattgcatcagaatcatctgaggTTTATGGTAAGAATACAGAGTCCTGGCTCTCATATCAGCCTATTGAGTCAGAAGCTTGGCAGTGTCATGTGAGACTTCAGAAtagggatttttttctctttattgttgagattttcaaacatacatgaaaacaatgataataattcAATGACTCCTCGTGTGCTCATCCCAGGTTCAACAATTAACTTTTTGCCAATCCTCTTCCATCTATTCCTTCACCCCCACTGCACACAAGCTTATTTTGTTGGTGTATTTGAAGCGAACTGGAGATGTCAAGTCATTCCACCTGTAAATAATTCAGTATGCAGCTTTAATGGGctagaatttaaataaaatataaccatCATGTCCTTAATCACCTCTTACAAAACTAACAATAATTTCTTATATCACTTAATATTCCATCCATAGTcagatttttccaattttttcaaaaatgtctatTTCACAGTTGGTTTCTAAACAAGTCTATTCATTGCATTTTGTAATTAAGTCTCAAGTTTTTTAATCTGCTATATTCTccttgccttatttattttttcccttgcaactttaatttttttggttggtGTTGAAGATACCAGAAAATTGCCCTGTAGTATGTTTCACTTTCTAGATTCAGATGATGAATTCATAATGTCGTTTATCTTGTTCTTCTATCCCCTGTGTTTCCTGTAAACTGATATTAGATCTAGTGGTTTGATAAGACTGAGGTTCTTCATTTATCTTTCTGGCAAGGGTATTTCAGAGGTGGTTCTCTGTACTCCCTACTGTATCCTATTATAAGACACATCATGTCCACTTGTCCCATGTCTAGACATGAGTCGATGACTACATGGGGTCAGGTGATGCCAGTGTATTCTTGCTTTATAGTTTTCCAATGACCTTTCACAATGAGCATCAATTGATGACTGTTGCTTATGTGGAATAGGTAATTTTTAATCAAACTCCCCAGGTATTTCTTAGCATACTAAAAATTACAAATCATTCgtttaaataaaatagtttccCAATTCTTTCTCAGCTGCTGGGTCTCCAGAGAAATGGCACAGTATAGTGGATGAGAGCTGAATGTTCTGGATTTCAGTCCTTGCTCTGATCCCTGGGTAACTTGAGCAGCCTTACTGTTCTATCTGGTCTTCATTTTCCTCTACTTGAATAGGCATGGATATAGTGATCTCCAAGGAGTCTTCCTGCCTGAAAGTTTTATTCAGGGTGTCATCAGAAGCTGATAAATCTTCGTGAGAAAGGATGGACAATTGCGAGATCTCTATTATTACTGCCCCGTGCCTTTCCTGTCTGACAATCAGAGTGACTCCTGATTGGGAGATCAGTGACCTACTGACATTCCCAAGAGAGGAGCTGCAGGAAGGATCTTGGCAGGTGAGGGACTAACTCCTGAGGGGCTCTGCTGGGAAAGGCTAACATGTTAGGTGCTTGGTCAAAACTCTGCTTCACCAGTATCTATacctgtgaccttggacacattATTCTGTCTCTGTGAGCCTTTATCACCATATTTCCTCCCAATAAAGATATACCTGCCTACCTCACAAGGTCATAGAGATGATCAGAGGAGATCAGACAGAGAAGAGCATTCTGTACACCATAAACTTTTTATCCAGCGAGGGttacaacctaaatgttcaccaTTAGGGGAAGGACTAAATAAAACCAcaggatcgggcttccctggtggcgcagtggttgggggtccgcctgccgatgtggggggcacgggttcgtgccctggtccggggggaacccccatgccgcggagcggctgggcccgtgggccgtggccactgagcctgcgcgtccgggacctgcgctctgcaatgggaggggccacgacagtgagaggcacgcgtaccgcaaaaaaaaaaaaaaaaaccccacaggatCCATCTATACTGGGGAAACATCGTGAGCCTTACAAAATAATGAGGTCAATCTCTATGTCCCAATGTGGAAAGAAATTAATCATATTATTAGATGAAAGAGCAAATTTGCAAAAAATATTCCAATTAATAtacaagaaaatacaaaacaatatatatatttccatttgtacacatatatacagagaaaaagtACATGCAGAGAAAAAGTCTAGAGGAATGTTTACTAACTAGATATCAGTGATTACTTCTTGGGTGAAGAGTGGGATGGGGGATGGAGCTACCAGGGGAGATTCTCTATATTGTTCAATAGTTTTCAACAAGAACAtattcatttaaaacttgtgttactagaaataaagaaaaaacaggtgaggattattattattgttgttgttattactactactactgtgACATCTATGACTACTACCTTCCCCACACTGAGTGGGTCCTCAGCCAGGCACTTGGGCAGGTTTCGAGGCTGTACATCATGGCCTCTCCATAGTTCACAAAAGTCTTTTGCAGTCTAGGGAAAGGACAAGCAATGaataacttaaaacattttttttttaaagtacaatgtACTTCCAAAGTGagtaattattatatattcatgtattaatATGGGACATTCTGGTAATTTTCTAGCAAATTATACTAGTAtaatttttatactatttttataatggtatacttttaaaagtttcagAATTCTGCCTTTTTTGTGTAGTTGTCTTTTTTAACACTAATATTTAagtggatattattattattatttaggtagACAGTAGCTGTGAATTGATTAGGTCTGCAAACAAGGGCAGAGAGGATACGAAAGTTGTGAGGTGTGCACACCTGGttagagggaggagaagggagggggacgGGGTATGAGTATGGCCAAGACAGTGGTTCTGTCTTTTCTGGACTTACATTCCCTTCCTCCCACTGTTGAGGGTGTTGGAACATTTGGGATGCTTGCCCTGGACCAGACACCATGCAAAGGTAATCTTTAGCCTCCTGCCCAGCACCCCTATAGGATGTGACACCCCAGTTCCAGCCTATCCCTCTTccttcatccctccttccctagGTGGCCGGCCCTTCCTAAGGGACAGGAAGGCCCTGCTGAGGACTGTCAACAGAGCAAGTGGGAGCAAGTTGCCCAGGTCCCTGGAGTTAATTGCATGACTCAGGGGAGTAGCTTGGAGAGGGAAAGGGCCCCAGGCTTGTCAGGGACTAGGGTTTAAGTCCCAACACACCCCCTTAGATGGCTGGGAGACCTTGAGCAAGTCTCTTGATACTTCCAGGCTTCAGTTTTTTTACATACAGTCTGGGTTTTGGGGAGGAGCCAGTAAGAGATGAATATGGTGACGCACTGAGGACACGGCATGatgcttctgtttttattattactcaGTGTGCTTGGCATATGAAATATAG is a window of Globicephala melas chromosome 3, mGloMel1.2, whole genome shotgun sequence DNA encoding:
- the SLC36A3 gene encoding proton-coupled amino acid transporter 3, with the translated sequence MIMQTLIHLLKCNIGTGLLGLPLAMKNAGLLVGPFSLLAIGILTVHCMVILLNCAHRLSQRLQKTFVNYGEAMMYSLETCPSAWLRTHSVWGRYTVSFLLIITQLGFCSVYFMFMADNLQQMVEEAYVTSNTCQPRKILVLTPTLDIRFYMLAILPFLILLVFIQNLRVLSVFSTLASITTLWSMALIFEYIVQEIPDPRNLPLMASWKTFLLFFGAAIFTFEGVGMVLSLKNQMKRPQQFSFVLYFGMSLVIVLYICLGTLGYMKFGLNTQASITRNLPNCWLYQSVKLMYSIGIFFTYALQFHVPAEIIIPVVISQASESWVLFADLSVRTALVCLTCVSAILIPRLDLVISLVGSVSSSALALIIPPLLELITFYPEDMSCVTIAKDIMISILGLLGCVFGTYQALCELIQPINYSIANSTAVYA